In Deltaproteobacteria bacterium, the DNA window AGCCGAAGAGGTTGCAGACCTCGGCGAGCTCCTTGGCGGCGCGCAGCGCGGCAGGGTTGTCGGAGTCGAAGTTGTCGCCGTCCGAGCAGTGGAACGCGTAGATGTTCCAGAGCGACGGGTGGTAGCGCGCCTGGGTGATCTCGAGGGCCTTGCTGAAGCCCGAGGAGATGAACGTCCCGCCGGACTCGCCCTTGTGGAAGAACTCCTCCTCGCTGACCTCGCTGGCCTCGGTGTGGTGGGCGATGAAGACGATCTCGACGTTGCGGTACTTGGTGCAGATGAACTGGTAGAGGAGGAAGAAGAAGCTGCGGGCGAGGTACTTCTTCATCGTGTCCATCGAGCCGGACGTGTCCATGATGCAGATGACTACGGCGTTCGACTCCTTCTTCACGTCGGTGATCATGTGGCGGTACGTGAGGTCGTCCTCGTGGAAGGGGAAGCGCCGCTCCGTGCCCGGCGTGACCTCGGCCGTCACCCGGACCGCGTCCTTCTCGCGGGCCAGGCGGGAGGCGGAGGTGGCGAGCTTGCGCCGGACGCGCTCACGCGCTGTGCGCCGCTTGTCGAGCCGGACGCGGATACCGACCGCGCGATAGCCCTTGCGCTTCGCGATCCGGAAGGACTCCAGCTGGCGGAGCGCCTTGCGCTCGAGGTCGGGCAGCTCGAGGTCCTCGAACATGATGTCGATCAGCTCCTCGAGCGTGACGTCGGTCTCGTAGTAGTCGGAGCCGGGCTGGTCCCCCGCCTTGTCCTCCCCGGCCTTGCCCGGCTGCTTGGCCTTGCCGACCACCTGGCCGTTCTGCGACTCGCCGGTGCCCTGGCCGACGCCGGGCACGTTGTCGCCGTAGACGAACTTGTACTCGCGGATGCCGCGGATCGGGACCTTGATGACCTTGTCGCGGTCCTTCCCGATGATCGACTCCTCGGCGATGATGTCCGCGATGTTCTCGCGGATCGACTCGCGGACTTTCAGGCGGTGCCGTGCCCGGTCGCCGGCGGAGCGATCGCTCCGTTCCGCGTCGGAGGGGTTGAAGGGCCGGAAGATGGACTCGACGGTGCGGCTCATGGCTGTCGAGCCGAACGCGGTCAGTCCTTCCAGAGGTTGTTCGCGGCGTACTTCAGCACGACGTCGACGCAGCTCTCGCAGTAGCCGGAATCGAGGAGGTTCTTCACCATCGCGTTGTACTTGCCGGTCTGCTCCTCGTCGCGCGTGCGCGCCTTGGTGATGACCCGGCTGATGTCGCGCACCGACGTCATGAGCTTCTTCTCGATCGCTTCCTTGAGCGGCTCGTAGGAGCGGTACGACACGCGGTCGCCCCGGCGGCTCGCCGCCCAGAGGTAGGCGATGACCTCCTGCCGGAACCCCTCGGCGGCGGACCCGATGATCGCGATCTGCTCCTCGATCGACTTGAGGAACCCCTCGTCGGGCTGGAGCTCTTCCTTGGTGTTGCGGTCCTTCACCCTGGTCTTGTTGACGAAGGCCTCGGCGTGGTCGAGGTAGTTCTGGAAGAGCGCCTCGGCCTGCTCCTGGTAGGAGTAGACGAACGCCTTGGTGATCTCCTTCTCGAGGAGCTCCAGGTACTCCTTGTGGAGGACGTCCTGCAGGAACTCGAGGTGCTGCTTGCGGGTGTCGTCGGGAAGGTCCGCCTCCTTCACCATGCTGATGAGCGCCTCGCGCACGTTGATCGGGTTGATGCAGTTGCCCTCGACGTTGTCGGAGAGCGCGTTGTCGAGCGCCTTCATGATGAACCGGGTGGAGATACCCGTCATGCCCTCGCGCTTCGCGTCCTCGCGCAGCTCGGTGACGTCGATCTTCTTCGTCTTGCCCTTCTCGACGACCTCCTCGCCGTTGTAGAGCTTGAGCTTGGTCATCAGGTCGCACTTGGAGGTGGGCTGGAGCCGCGAGAGGATCGCGAACATCGAGGCGATCTCGAGGGTGTGCGGCGCGACGTGCGCCCGGAAGTCCGAGTTCCGGATGATCTTCTGGTAGATCTTCACCTCCTCGGACAGACGGAGGTTGTAGGGCACCTTCACGACCACGATGCGGTCGAGGATCGCCTCGTTGGTGTGGTCGGCCTTGAACTTCTGCCACTCGGCCTCGTTGGAGTGCGCGACGATCACCGTGTCGACGTAGACCATCCCGTGGCGTCCGGGCGCCGGGATCACCTTCTCCTGCGTCGCCGTGATCATGGCATGGAGGTACTCGGTCTCGTTCTTGAAGACCTCGATGAACTCGCACATGCCGCGGTTGCCGACGTTGAGCGCGCCGTTCAGGTCGAGCACCCGCGGGTCGCCCTCCGAGTAGAGGTCGAGCTTCGAGATGTCCTCGCTGCCGATCAGGACCGACGTGTCCTGGTTGTTCGGGTCGACGGGGGGGACGACGCCGATGCCGACGCGGTTGCGCTTGGAGAAGTAGCGGGTGGCGACCGGCACCTCCTCGTAGCGCCCGCTGAACTCCTCCTTCAGCCGGAAGCGGCACACCGGGCAGAGATCGCCCTCGATGTGCACGCCCAGCATCTTCTCGAACTCCTTGCGGAGGTGGCGCGGGATCAGATGGAGCGGCTCCTCGAACATCGGGCAGCTCTCGATCGTGTACACCGGGTCCGAGGCCTCGAGGCCGCGCTGGAGCTTCTCGACGAGGGAGCTCTTGCCCGAGCCGACCGGCCCCATCAGGTAGAGGACCTGCCGGCTCTCCTCGCCCTTGAGCGAGGCGGAGTGGAAGTAGCGGACGATCTGGCCGACCGTCTTCTCGATCCCGAAGAACTCGTCGCGGAAGAAGTTGAAGACCTTGAGCGACTCGTCCTTGTAGAGCCGCTTCACGCGCGGGTCGTCGGAATCGAGGATGTCCTGCGTCCCGACGCGCATGATCGTGTCATAGATACGCGCATGGGAGAGCTTGGGGACGGTCGGGTCTTCGCGGACGAGCTCGAGGTACTCGAGGAAGGTGCCCCGCCAGAGCTTTGACTCCTGCCCGGCGCGGTCTTCTTTGATGATCTGCTCGAAGGAGTGCCTGTTGTCCATTGGCGCGGCTCCTCTGGCTTAGCCGTCTTCCCGCGGCCCCGCCCGGACTATTCTACCAGCTGCGACGGCGAGCGCCCTTCGGAGATCCCCGTACATGATGTCCCGCACCCTCGGGGCTGCAAGGGCCGTACCGGTCAGCGCGCTGCACCGCTTCCGGGGCATCGGAGAAGAGAGAAGAGTGTCGGGATCAAAGTGCTGGGGCTGAAGGATCGCAACCTCCCGTCATCTC includes these proteins:
- a CDS encoding serine protein kinase; protein product: MDNRHSFEQIIKEDRAGQESKLWRGTFLEYLELVREDPTVPKLSHARIYDTIMRVGTQDILDSDDPRVKRLYKDESLKVFNFFRDEFFGIEKTVGQIVRYFHSASLKGEESRQVLYLMGPVGSGKSSLVEKLQRGLEASDPVYTIESCPMFEEPLHLIPRHLRKEFEKMLGVHIEGDLCPVCRFRLKEEFSGRYEEVPVATRYFSKRNRVGIGVVPPVDPNNQDTSVLIGSEDISKLDLYSEGDPRVLDLNGALNVGNRGMCEFIEVFKNETEYLHAMITATQEKVIPAPGRHGMVYVDTVIVAHSNEAEWQKFKADHTNEAILDRIVVVKVPYNLRLSEEVKIYQKIIRNSDFRAHVAPHTLEIASMFAILSRLQPTSKCDLMTKLKLYNGEEVVEKGKTKKIDVTELREDAKREGMTGISTRFIMKALDNALSDNVEGNCINPINVREALISMVKEADLPDDTRKQHLEFLQDVLHKEYLELLEKEITKAFVYSYQEQAEALFQNYLDHAEAFVNKTRVKDRNTKEELQPDEGFLKSIEEQIAIIGSAAEGFRQEVIAYLWAASRRGDRVSYRSYEPLKEAIEKKLMTSVRDISRVITKARTRDEEQTGKYNAMVKNLLDSGYCESCVDVVLKYAANNLWKD
- a CDS encoding DUF444 family protein, with the translated sequence MSRTVESIFRPFNPSDAERSDRSAGDRARHRLKVRESIRENIADIIAEESIIGKDRDKVIKVPIRGIREYKFVYGDNVPGVGQGTGESQNGQVVGKAKQPGKAGEDKAGDQPGSDYYETDVTLEELIDIMFEDLELPDLERKALRQLESFRIAKRKGYRAVGIRVRLDKRRTARERVRRKLATSASRLAREKDAVRVTAEVTPGTERRFPFHEDDLTYRHMITDVKKESNAVVICIMDTSGSMDTMKKYLARSFFFLLYQFICTKYRNVEIVFIAHHTEASEVSEEEFFHKGESGGTFISSGFSKALEITQARYHPSLWNIYAFHCSDGDNFDSDNPAALRAAKELAEVCNLFG